The Deltaproteobacteria bacterium genomic interval GACATGCGAAACGACGCGGCGTCAACCGCACAAGCATTGCTGGCCGACTTCGTGGCGTCGTGGTCTGAGGCGAATAGGTGAATCGCGCTGACTCGGTTCGCGCGCGTCAATACGGCGTCGGGGCCTCATCGAGCGCTCGCAGCCGCTCGCGGTGCGGCGTGAGATCGAAGCGCGAGATCAGCACGAACGCGAGCGCGAGCAGCGCCGCCATCGCGTAGAACTGGCCCACGACGCCGAGCTGCGGGGCCACCAGCGCGAACGCGACCGCGCCCAGCGAGCGCGCGAGGTTCGAGAGCGACATGTAGATCGCGAACTGGGAGGCGGCGACGGGCGGCCAGCACACCGCCATCGAGCACGAGATGAAGCTCACGAACACCATCTGCCCGAAAATGCTCGCGATCACGTACAGCGCGATGACGTAGGCCTGACTGCCCCAGAGCGGCTGTGTCGTCGCGAAAACGAGTACGACGGCGAGGTTGAGCGCGATGCCGAGCATGAAGAAGCGCTTCGCGCCGTAGCGATCGATCCCCGGACCGATCGCGAGACCGAGCGCCGCGATCGCGATGCCGAAGCCCCCTTGCATGCTCGCGTAGCCCTCGGCGCTGAAGCCGAGCGTCTGGGTGGCGACCACCGGCAGCACCGAGATGGCGATGCCGTCGCGCAAGCGCACGAAGCACTCGGTGAGCAGCACGACGAGGCCCATCGGCAGTAACAACACGCGGCCGAGGCCGCGGAAGATGCCGGCGAAGGAAGCCGGCGCGCGGATCGCTGCGGGCGACGCCTCACCCGCCGACCAAGGCAGCGCGCGTTCGCCGGGCCGCTCGCGCGTGAGCAGCACGAGCGCGAGCACCAGCGCGACCGCGCCCGCGGCAGTGAGCGCGGCTGCGCCGAGCCCGAAGCGCGCCAGCAGCAGCCCCGAGAGGATGGAGAACGAGGAGAAGCCCGCGGCCTGCCCAAACGCCATGAACGCGTTCGCGCGCCCGCGCTCCTCCTCGGGCAGGAGGTCGATCGCCATGCCGTCGGTGGCGACATCCTGCAGCGCGCTGCACGTGGTGACGAGCACCCCGAGCGCGATCACGAGGGGAAGCTGCGCGAGCGGGTCGGCGACGAGCGCGAGTCCTGCGAACGCGAGCGTGAGCCCCGCCTGCGCGCCGAGCACCCACGGCCGGCGCCGCCCCATCGCGGGAAACGAGAAGCGGTCCATCAGCGGACCGCTGATCAGCTTCAGCCCCCAAGGCAGCCCGATGATTCCCTGATAACTCGCGATCTCCGCGACGCCGAGCCCGCGCTGCGCCAGCCACGCCGGCAGCGCGATCGTGAGCAGCCCGATCGGCACACCCTGCGCGAAGTAGAGCGCCGTGAAGGCGGCGAAGCGCAGCGGGCGCGAGGAGGCGAGCACGAGCGGGCGCATCGGCGGCATCGTGGCACGGCGACCTCTCGCGTGCGCGAGCAATGCGTCCGAGGTTTCTCTTCCCTCGCCGCACGCGCTCGCGCAAGATGTTGAGAGGAGGCCCTCCGCATGACCGCCTTCGACTACGGCGCATCGCCGGACCCGATTCGCGCCGATCTCGCCGACGCCCACCGCAAGGCG includes:
- a CDS encoding MFS transporter, whose translation is MPPMRPLVLASSRPLRFAAFTALYFAQGVPIGLLTIALPAWLAQRGLGVAEIASYQGIIGLPWGLKLISGPLMDRFSFPAMGRRRPWVLGAQAGLTLAFAGLALVADPLAQLPLVIALGVLVTTCSALQDVATDGMAIDLLPEEERGRANAFMAFGQAAGFSSFSILSGLLLARFGLGAAALTAAGAVALVLALVLLTRERPGERALPWSAGEASPAAIRAPASFAGIFRGLGRVLLLPMGLVVLLTECFVRLRDGIAISVLPVVATQTLGFSAEGYASMQGGFGIAIAALGLAIGPGIDRYGAKRFFMLGIALNLAVVLVFATTQPLWGSQAYVIALYVIASIFGQMVFVSFISCSMAVCWPPVAASQFAIYMSLSNLARSLGAVAFALVAPQLGVVGQFYAMAALLALAFVLISRFDLTPHRERLRALDEAPTPY